CTGGCCAGGTCCGCCAGGATGCGGCGGTTGTGTTCCGGATCGCGGTGGAATTGATGGATGCTGTGGCCGTGAGCGCGGTTGACGTCGACGCCGGCGCGGAATTTCTGGTTCATCATCTCGCGGTGGCGGCCCAGCACGTCGCGCGCGGTCTGGTTCATGTAGAAGATCGTGTTGTCGCGGGTGGTATCGCACAACATGATCAGATTGTCGGCGTGGTCCAGCACGCTTTCCAGCTGGCGCACCATGCGCGCCGCGTCCTCGGCCTTGCTTGCCGCTTTCTTGAAACCAAACATCCCTGTCTCCCGGCTAAGTGTTTCTACTGGTGTAGTTATTTTGGGTTTGGTTGACTCAGGACATAAAAGCAAGCTTTTTCTAGGCTTTGGTCAAGTCTTCTGCGTTGATTTTAAAGGGGAATTCAATCCTCCAGCGGCAGCGACAGGGTCTCCTTGACTTCCTCCATCACTACATAGCTTTTCGACTCTTTCGCCGACGGCAGTTGCAGCAGAATGTCTCCCAGCAACTTGCGGTACATCGACATGTCCGGGATGCGCGCCTTGATCAGGTAATCGAAATCGCCTGACACCAGATGGCATTCCAGGATTTCCGGAATGCTCATGATCTCGCGGCGAAAGGCGTCGAAGATATTGCCGGACTTGGCTTCCAGCTTGATCTCCACGAATACCAGCAGAGAGCCGCCCAGCGCGTGGGGATTGAGGCGGGCGTAATAGCCTTCGATGATGCCGTCGCGTTCCATGCGCCTCACCCGTTCGGTGCAGGGGGTGGTGGACAGCCCCACTTTTTCGGCCAGCTCGGTCATGGCGATGCGGCCGTTTTTCTGCAGGATGCGCAGGATCTTGCGGTCCATCTTGTCCAGCGCTTTGGCGGAGGCGGAAATTGACTTCATGTTTTCACTGTTTATGTGCGAAAGATTTGAGAATGATCATTTGATTCTCATCAATTTCAGTGAAAAAAACCAGATGTCAATGCATATACTAGCGGAATTCACTATCAGGTAGTGGCAAGACTACAAACGGAGACAGGCAATGAAGGTAATCGTGCTGGGCGGCGGCGTTCTGGGGGTATCCACCGCGTGGTATCTGGCCAAGGCAGGCTGCCAGGTGACAGTGCTGGAGCGCCAGGACGGCGTGGCGCTGGAGACCAGTTTCGGCAACGCCGGCCAGATTTCCCCGGGCTACTCCGCCCCGTGGGCGGCGCCCGGCATTCCGTTGAAGGGGCTGAAGTGGATGTTCCAGCGCCACGCGCCGCTGGCCATTACCCCGGACGGCAGCCTGTACCAGCTGCAGTGGATCGCCAAGATGCTGGCCAACTGCAACGAGAAGGCCTACGCGGTCAACAAGGGCCGCATGATGCGCCTGGCCGAGTACAGCCGCGACAAGATCAAGGAGCTGCGCGCGGAGACCGGCCTGCAGTACGAAGGCCGCCAGGGCGGCACGCTGCAGCTGCTGCGCAGCCAGGCCCAGGTGGAGGGCATGGCCAAGGACATCGCTGTGCTGCGCGAGTGCGGCGTCGATTTCAACGTGCTCGATCCGGACGGCTGCGCCCGCGTGGAACCTGCGCTGGCGGCGGTCAAGCACAAGCTGGCCGGCGGCCTGCAGCTGCCGAACGACGAAACCGGCGACTGCAATCTGTTCACCAGCCGCCTGGCGGAGCTGGCCCGCGACAAGGGCGTGGAATTCCGCTTCGGCGTGACCGTGGACGGCATCGAGAATGATGGCAAGCGCATCACCGGCGTGCGCATCGGCGACGAGCTGCTGCGCGCCGACCACTACGTGGTGGCGATGGGCAGCTATTCCCGCGACATGGTGAAGGAGCTGGGCATCGACATCCCGGTCTACCCGGTCAAGGGCTACTCGCTGACCGTGCCGATCACCAACCCGGACGGCGCGCCGACTTCCACCATCCTGGACGAAACCTACAAGGTGGCGATCACCCGCTTCGACAACCGCATCCGCGTCGGCGGCATGGCCGAGCTGTCCGGCTACAACCTGGAGCTGAACCCGCGCCGCCGCGAGACGCTGGAAATGGTGGTGGGCGACCTGTACCCGAACGGCGGCGACATCAAGGCGGCCAGCTTCTGGACCGGCCTGCGCCCGATGACGCCGGACGGCACGCCGATCATCGGCGGCACCCGCTTCGCCAACCTGTCGCTGAACACCGGCCACGGCACGCTGGGCTGGACCATGTGCGCCGGCTCCGGCAAGGTGCTGGCCGACATCATTACCGGCGCCAAGCCGGAAATCAGCGTCGACGGCCTGTCGATGCAGCGTTACGCCAAGCAGGGCGAAACCCTGGTGGTGCCGGTGATTCGTCCCGCGGTGCAAGGGGCCTGAAGCATGCGTCCGTTGATCGCGACGATACGGCTGGACCATTTGCGGCATAACTATCTGCAAGCGCGCGCCGCCCACGGCGACCGCGCGCTGGCGGTGCTGAAGGCCAACGCCTACGGCCATGGCGCGGTCCGTTGCGCCCAGGCGCTGGCCGACATCGCCGACGGCTTCGCCGTCGCCTGCCTGGAGGAGGCGCTGGAGCTGCGCGCCGCCGGCATCGCCAACCCCATCCTGTTGCTGGAGGGCGTGTTCGACGCCGAGGAACTGAAGGCGGTGGACGAGCATGGCCTGTGGATGGCGGTGACCAGCGAGGAGCAACTGAGCATGGTCGAGCAGTCGAATCCGTCGAGGCCGTTCAATGTCTGGCTGATGCTGGATTCCGGCATGCACCGCGAAGGCTTCCTGCCGGAAAATTATCACCAGGCTTGGCATAGGCTGCAGGCCAGCGGCAAGGCGGGCGGCATCACCAAGATGACTCACTTCGCCCGCGCCGACGAGCCTGAGATCCCGATGACCTTCGCGCAGCTGGAGGCGTTCGACGCCGCGGTGCGGGGCCTGCCGGCCGGCGACGAGTCGGTCGCCAACTCGGCCGGCATCCTGTGCCACCCGCGCGCGCAGCGCAACTGGGGCCGCGTCGGCATCGCGCTGTACGGCGTGACGCCGCTGCCGGCCGGATTCGGGCAGGGCGACGCGCTGCGCCCGGTGATGCGTTTCTCCAGCAAGGTGTTCGGCGTGCGCGAGCTGGGCGTCGGCGAGCCCATCGGCTACGGCGACAACTTCGTCACCGAGCGCCCGACGCGCGTCGGCCTGGTGGCCTGCGGCTACGCCGACGGCTACCCGCGGCGCGCTTCCAGCGGCAGTCCGGCGTTGGTGGATGGACAGCGCACGCGGCTGATCGGCCGGGTGTCGATGGACATGCTGACCGTGGATCTGACCGATCTGCCGGCAGTCGGCGTCGGCAGCGAGGTCGAGCTGTGGGGGGACGGCGTGTCGGTCAACGAGGTGGCGGCCCACGCCGGCACCATAGGCTACGAGCCCTTGTGCAACGTCAAGCGCGCGCGCTTCGTCTACCGTTGACGGCAGCGTTGTTCACGAAAAAGCCCGGCCATGAGCCGGGCTTTTGCTTTGGCAAATAGATGGGTTCAGTCGCGCTGCGCCACCAGCTTTTCCACTCTTTGCGTCGCGTCGCGGGTGCGTTCGGCCAGCTTGCGCACTTCGTCCGCCACCACGGCGAAGCCGCGGCCGGTTTCGCCGGCGCGGGCGGCCTCGATCGCGGCATTCAATGCCAGCAGATTGGTCTGATCGGCGATGGACTGGATGGTGCTGACGATGGTGGCGATCTCGGCCAGGCTGCGCTCCAGCTGCTGCCGCTGCAGGCTTTCGCCGCTCAGCGCTTCCGAGCGTTTTTCCGCGTCTATGTCTATCAGCGC
This genomic window from Chromobacterium violaceum ATCC 12472 contains:
- a CDS encoding winged helix-turn-helix transcriptional regulator; the encoded protein is MKSISASAKALDKMDRKILRILQKNGRIAMTELAEKVGLSTTPCTERVRRMERDGIIEGYYARLNPHALGGSLLVFVEIKLEAKSGNIFDAFRREIMSIPEILECHLVSGDFDYLIKARIPDMSMYRKLLGDILLQLPSAKESKSYVVMEEVKETLSLPLED
- a CDS encoding D-amino acid dehydrogenase, with the translated sequence MKVIVLGGGVLGVSTAWYLAKAGCQVTVLERQDGVALETSFGNAGQISPGYSAPWAAPGIPLKGLKWMFQRHAPLAITPDGSLYQLQWIAKMLANCNEKAYAVNKGRMMRLAEYSRDKIKELRAETGLQYEGRQGGTLQLLRSQAQVEGMAKDIAVLRECGVDFNVLDPDGCARVEPALAAVKHKLAGGLQLPNDETGDCNLFTSRLAELARDKGVEFRFGVTVDGIENDGKRITGVRIGDELLRADHYVVAMGSYSRDMVKELGIDIPVYPVKGYSLTVPITNPDGAPTSTILDETYKVAITRFDNRIRVGGMAELSGYNLELNPRRRETLEMVVGDLYPNGGDIKAASFWTGLRPMTPDGTPIIGGTRFANLSLNTGHGTLGWTMCAGSGKVLADIITGAKPEISVDGLSMQRYAKQGETLVVPVIRPAVQGA
- the alr gene encoding alanine racemase, whose translation is MRPLIATIRLDHLRHNYLQARAAHGDRALAVLKANAYGHGAVRCAQALADIADGFAVACLEEALELRAAGIANPILLLEGVFDAEELKAVDEHGLWMAVTSEEQLSMVEQSNPSRPFNVWLMLDSGMHREGFLPENYHQAWHRLQASGKAGGITKMTHFARADEPEIPMTFAQLEAFDAAVRGLPAGDESVANSAGILCHPRAQRNWGRVGIALYGVTPLPAGFGQGDALRPVMRFSSKVFGVRELGVGEPIGYGDNFVTERPTRVGLVACGYADGYPRRASSGSPALVDGQRTRLIGRVSMDMLTVDLTDLPAVGVGSEVELWGDGVSVNEVAAHAGTIGYEPLCNVKRARFVYR